The Mercurialis annua linkage group LG2, ddMerAnnu1.2, whole genome shotgun sequence genome contains a region encoding:
- the LOC126667459 gene encoding COP1-interacting protein 7 isoform X2 → MKNSTRLDSAVFQLTPTRTRCDLVIYVNGKTEKIASGLVNPFLAHLKTAQDQMAKGGYSISLEPEPGIDAAWFTRGTIERFVRFVSTPEILERVYTLESEILQMEEAIAIQSNNDIGLNLNMVEDHQAKPAECIEGSKPLLDSNEEKAIVLYKPDAQQPAAKSAACETNSKVQLMKVLETRKTMLQKEQGMAFARAVAAGYDIDHMAPLMSFAESFGAVRLMDACVRFMDLWKRKHESGQWFEVEAAEAMASRSDFASMNASGIVLSSAINKQCPATPESNGKAGVDSSPGISPMNQQPSPSHQEYFQGQFPHPMYPPWPMHSPPGALPVFQGYPMQGIPYYQNYPGNGPHFQPPYPSGEDTRLHTGRRKGHRRHSMDSGDSSSDPESTEVDVDLENGTSGNRESGNKSSRSSKKHSGKVVIRNINYITSKRQSSGNVSESASGSATDEEEGNLSETTSDVKDKSLLRSSKRKDKHTKSTDMLDSANMGGTVYGNEADGGNWQAFQTYLLKGADEAEHGVDSGMFSMEKDVRVKRRQSTAGQDPLLLNGRDVGDYQEGNMTDMQRISGNLGRMTRGSNDASLMSRQMGQTSGDGRYMDMQYAEVDGREKDLDRSSSHTMNDDSYVVSLRSTSLDQVRTDGRRAIDMDSEFTSSQAENLSNRVGNQVRYEPDDLSLMPERQSEKGTIGYDPALDYELQVAENGGPLQKKRKDAVSGVGQGTKKVDKDRKSKLIPDTSDRKKTVGPMRKGKPSKLSPLDEAKARAERLRTFKADLQKMKKEREDEQIKRLEALKLERQKRIASRGSIPAQTRKQLPAKLSPTPLRGSKFSDSEPGSVSPLQRFPTRTVSAGPSDSLKSSKPSNLSNGIPSAGNRLSRSVSSLPKPKRENGGTTPEAKAASMARIRRLSEPKISSSNHVTSVKPRNTEPASKAKVSNGSESKKIHEIVNHDMNKIASLPELKIKTTKASDIAIGNSSGKEMTEKPNEGSQVKRSSDKVLHHNDVDDNPIIEKKVLVLESEKPSVPAVHTSGSYSKAGKYETASNYAAIRAPVSPLAMDGVDKVPNDRQLAEVGRN, encoded by the exons atgaagaattcAACTCGTCTTGACTCAGCTGTTTTTCAGCTCACTCCAACTCGGACCAG GTGTGATTTGGTTATATATGTAAATGGAAAGACGGAGAAAATAGCTTCGGGTTTGGTTAATCCGTTTCTTGCCCACTTGAAGACTGCACAAGATCAGATGGCTAAAGGAGGTTATTCGATTAGTCTTGAGCCAGAGCCGGGAATTGATGCGGCATGGTTTACAAGAGGAACAATTGAAAG GTTTGTTCGTTTTGTGAGCACTCCAGAGATCTTGGAGCGAGTATACACCTTAGAATCTGAGATTTTGCAGATGGAGGAGGCAATTGCAATTCAAAGTAACAATGATATAGGGTTGAACTTGAACATG GTTGAAGATCATCAAGCTAAACCTGCAGAATGCATTGAAG GTAGCAAACCTCTGCTAGATTCTAATGAGGAGAAAGCAATTGTCCTTTATAAG CCTGATGCACAACAGCCTGCAGCGAAATCAGCAGCCTGTGAGACAAATTCAAA AGTTCAGCTTATGAAAGTTCTGGAGACACGGAAAACTATGCTGCAGAAAGAGCAAGGCATGGCCTTTGCACGTGCTGTAGCTGCTGGTTATGACATAGATCACATGGCACCTCTGATGTCATTTGCTGAAAGTTTTGGAGCCGTGCGCTTAAT GGATGCATGTGTGAGATTTATGGACTTGTGGAAAAGAAAACATGAAAGTGGCCAGTGGTTTGAAGTTGAAGCAGCTGAAGCAATGGCTAGCAGGTCAGACTTTGCTTCCATGAATGCATCTGGCATTGTTCTTTCTAGTGCAATTAACAAGCAGTGTCCTGCAACTCCAGAGAGTAATGGGAAAGCAGGTGTCGACTCAAGTCCAG GTATTTCTCCCATGAATCAACAACCATCTCCAAGCCACCAAGAATATTTTCAAGGCCAGTTTCCACATCCTATGTACCCTCCCTGGCCTATGCATTCTCCACCTGGTGCATTGCCTGTGTTTCAAGGATATCCAATGCAAGGCATTCCTTACTATCAGAACTATCCCGGAAATGGTCCTCACTTTCAGCCACCTTATCCGTCAGGGGAAGATACCAGACTTCATACTGGTCGAAGAAAAGGACATAGAAGGCATTCTATGGATAGTGGGGATAGCAGCTCTGACCCTGAATCTACGGAGGTAGATGTGGACTTGGAGAATGGAACTTCCGGAAATCGAGAATCTGGGAACAAGTCTAGTCGATCAAGTAAAAAACATTCTGGAAAGGTAGTTATTCGCAACATTAATTATATCACTTCTAAGAGACAATCATCTGGTAATGTGTCGGAGTCAGCTTCTGGTTCTGCAACTGACGAGGAAGAGGGAAACTTATCAGAAACTACATCAGATGTTAAGGATAAGAGCTTGCTGAGATCCTCAAAAAGGAAAGATAAACATACGAAATCTACGGATATGTTGGATTCAGCCAATATGGGAGGAACGGTTTATGGGAATGAAGCAGATGGTGGGAACTGGCAAGCTTTTCAAACTTATTTACTCAAAGGTGCCGATGAAGCTGAACATggtgtagatagtggtatgttTTCAATGGAAAAGGATGTTCGAGTCAAAAGGCGACAAAGTACAGCGGGTCAGGATCCTCTACTTTTAAATGGACGAGATGTAGGTGATTATCAGGAAGGAAATATGACAGATATGCAGAGAATTAGTGGAAATTTGGGCCGCATGACTAGGGGTTCAAATGATGCATCCTTGATGTCAAGGCAAATGGGTCAAACTAGTGGTGATGGAAGATACATGGACATGCAATATGCAGAAGTAGATGGAAGAGAGAAGGATTTGGACAGGAGCTCATCACATACTATGAATGATGATTCTTATGTGGTTTCATTAAGGTCAACATCATTAGATCAAGTTAGAACTGACGGAAGACGTGCAATTGATATGGATTCTGAATTCACATCATCTCAGGCTGAAAACTTATCTAATAGGGTTGGAAACCAAGTCAGATATGAGCCAGATGACTTAAGCTTGATGCCTGAGCGTCAATCCGAAAAAGGAACTATTGGTTATGACCCTGCTTTAGATTATGAACTGCAGGTTGCTGAAAATGGTGGTCCTTTACAGAAGAAAAGGAAGGATGCAGTGAGTGGTGTCGGGCAAGGCACTAAAAAAGTAGACAAGGACCGGAAATCAAAACTTATCCCAGATACTTCAGATAGAAAGAAGACGGTGGGACCAATGAGAAAAGGGAAACCTTCAAAGTTGAGTCCTCTGGATGAAGCCAAGGCACGAGCTGAGCGGCTAAGAACCTTCAAAGCTGATCTTCAGAAAATGAAGAAAGAGAGG GAAGACGAGCAAATAAAACGTTTAGAAGCTCTGAAGTTAGAGAGGCAAAAGAGAATTGCTTCCAGAGGCAGCATTCCTGCTCAAACAAGAAAACAGTTGCCAGCGAAACTTTCTCCAACTCCTCTTAGAGGATCAAAATTCAGTGACTCAGAGCCTGGATCAGTATCCCCACTACAAAGGTTCCCTACGAGAACTGTCTCCGCAGGACCTAGTGATTCCCTTAAATCTTCTAAACCGAGCAATTTGAGCAATGGAATTCCCTCAGCAGGAAATAGGTTAAGCCGGTCAGTATCATCGTTGCCTAAGCCAAAGAGAGAGAATGGTGGTACAACCCCTGAGGCAAAGGCGGCATCCATGGCCCGGATCAGAAGGTTATCAGAGCCTAAAATAAGTAGTAGCAATCATGTTACTTCAGTTAAGCCACGAAATACTGAACCAGCATCAAAGGCAAAAGTATCAAATGGATCTGAGAGTAAGAAAATACATGAAATTGTGAACCATGATATGAACAAGATTGCATCTCTCCCGGAGCTTAAGATCAAAACTACAAAAGCATCTGACATTGCCATTGGAAATTCATCTGGGAAAGAAATGACCGAGAAACCGAATGAAGGTTCTCAAGTGAAAAGGAGCAGTGATAAAGTTTTACATCATAATGATGTAGATGACAACcctataattgaaaaaaaggttCTGGTGCTAGAATCTGAGAAGCCATCGGTTCCTGCTGTACACACATCTGGTAGTTACAGTAAAGCAGGGAAATATGAGACCGCATCAAACTATGCAGCTATTCGAGCACCAGTTTCGCCGCTTGCCATGGATGGTGTTGACAAAGTACCCAATGACCGCCAGTTAGCGGAGGTAG